The following proteins are encoded in a genomic region of Streptococcus gwangjuense:
- a CDS encoding M50 family metallopeptidase, translated as MKKIGIYLVYVLAVVFIMLAFACGTIAFAELGYSAVLVFTFGYAFALLSIYLIFILHELGHAFCGYLTGYRLVAFGLGHFILTKKSGRFHLSRTAILKNVGAQYIGLKEDESDQRIILMLSGGLMVHLSLILLAIVFGFLTRSWYFAGTWIFLNLSFFLNNILPVGITDGAKIWELLQHPANTKCAYLMLRHSAQTLLAPQEYDLKDFIMSVDEDVRGSFAESVQTLQGLVFILDDNIELAKQQFQSVLEKTDNPMSKTISQIYLLQVALMEGDNKKAEEYASIRGVKSFLSLKTADMQVIQAWYQFKVKKDIVQTHKAMKIARQKMNSSRMLRDEKIYYQNWLAELEKELTEGV; from the coding sequence ATGAAGAAAATTGGGATTTATTTGGTTTATGTGCTAGCTGTTGTCTTTATTATGCTGGCTTTTGCTTGTGGAACAATCGCATTTGCAGAGTTGGGGTATTCCGCAGTTTTAGTCTTTACTTTTGGTTATGCCTTCGCTCTTCTAAGTATATATTTAATCTTTATTCTTCATGAGCTGGGACATGCTTTTTGTGGCTACTTGACAGGCTATCGGCTGGTGGCTTTTGGGTTAGGACATTTTATTTTGACCAAAAAGTCAGGCAGGTTTCATCTTAGTAGAACAGCCATTCTGAAAAATGTTGGTGCTCAATACATTGGTTTAAAAGAGGATGAAAGCGATCAAAGAATCATCCTGATGCTTTCAGGAGGCTTGATGGTTCATCTCAGCTTGATATTATTGGCGATAGTGTTTGGATTTTTGACAAGAAGCTGGTATTTTGCAGGGACTTGGATTTTTCTTAATTTGTCTTTCTTCTTAAATAACATTTTGCCAGTCGGCATCACCGATGGAGCAAAAATTTGGGAATTGCTACAACACCCTGCAAATACGAAATGCGCCTACCTGATGTTGAGGCATTCTGCCCAGACCTTGCTAGCTCCTCAAGAATATGATTTAAAAGACTTTATCATGTCTGTTGATGAGGATGTGAGAGGGAGTTTTGCAGAAAGTGTTCAGACTCTTCAGGGATTGGTATTCATATTGGATGATAATATAGAGCTTGCAAAGCAACAGTTTCAGTCTGTGTTAGAGAAAACAGATAATCCAATGTCTAAAACTATTTCTCAAATATACCTTCTTCAAGTTGCTCTGATGGAAGGAGATAATAAGAAAGCGGAAGAATATGCAAGTATTCGAGGTGTCAAATCCTTTTTATCTCTAAAAACAGCAGATATGCAGGTCATTCAAGCTTGGTATCAATTTAAGGTAAAGAAAGATATAGTTCAAACTCACAAGGCTATGAAGATTGCTAGACAGAAAATGAATAGCAGCCGGATGTTACGGGATGAGAAAATCTATTATCAAAACTGGTTAGCCGAGCTGGAAAAGGAATTGACCGAAGGAGTCTAA
- a CDS encoding DUF3013 family protein, with protein sequence MATYGFLDVLEEELEKNFPFDFEISWDKRNHAVEVSFLLEAQNAAGVEMVDEDGEVSSDDILFEEAVLFYNPAKSTVNEEDYLTVIPYLPKKGFSREFLAYFALFLKDTAEVGLDALMDFLEDPEAEEFVMEWNQEVFEEGKVGLEEGEFYPYPRY encoded by the coding sequence ATGGCAACATACGGATTTTTAGATGTTTTAGAGGAAGAGTTGGAGAAGAACTTTCCCTTTGATTTTGAGATTAGTTGGGACAAGCGCAACCACGCGGTTGAAGTGAGTTTTCTATTGGAAGCGCAAAATGCTGCAGGTGTGGAGATGGTGGATGAAGATGGAGAGGTTTCATCAGATGACATTCTCTTTGAGGAAGCAGTACTTTTTTACAATCCTGCTAAGTCAACAGTCAATGAGGAAGACTATTTGACTGTTATTCCTTACCTACCTAAAAAAGGATTTTCTCGTGAATTTTTAGCTTATTTTGCGCTTTTCCTTAAAGATACTGCCGAGGTTGGTCTAGATGCCCTTATGGACTTTTTGGAAGATCCAGAAGCAGAAGAATTTGTCATGGAATGGAACCAAGAAGTCTTTGAAGAAGGAAAAGTTGGATTGGAAGAGGGAGAGTTCTATCCTTATCCGAGATACTAG
- a CDS encoding replication-associated recombination protein A, whose translation MPDNLALRMRPKTIDQVIGQEHLVGPGKIIRRMVEANRLSSIILYGPPGIGKTSIASAIAGTTKYAFRTFNATVDSKKRLQEIAEEAKFSGGLVLLLDEIHRLDKTKQDFLLPLLESGLVIMIGATTENPFFSVTPAIRSRVQIFELEPLSNQDVKEALQIALSSPERGFDFPVELDEDALDFIATSTNGDLRSAFNSLDLAVLSTPENDKGIRHITLDIMENSLQRSYITMDKDGDGHYDVLSALQKSIRGSDVDASLHYAARLIEAGDLPSLARRLTVIAYEDIGLANPEAQIHTVTALDAAQRIGFPEARILIANVVIDLALSPKSNSAYVAMDKALADLKTSGHLPIPRHLRDGHYSGSKELGNAQDYLYPHNYPGNWVKQDYLPEKIRNHHYFQAEDTGKYERALAQRKEAIDRLRKI comes from the coding sequence ATGCCAGACAATCTCGCGCTTCGCATGCGCCCTAAAACCATCGACCAGGTTATCGGTCAGGAGCATCTGGTCGGACCTGGAAAAATCATCCGCCGCATGGTAGAAGCCAACCGCCTGTCCTCCATAATTCTATATGGACCTCCGGGAATCGGCAAGACCAGTATTGCCTCTGCCATCGCAGGGACGACCAAGTATGCCTTTCGAACTTTCAATGCGACAGTAGATAGTAAAAAAAGACTCCAAGAAATCGCTGAAGAGGCTAAATTTTCTGGTGGTCTCGTCCTATTGCTAGACGAAATTCATCGTCTCGATAAGACCAAGCAAGACTTCCTCCTGCCACTCTTGGAAAGTGGTCTGGTCATCATGATTGGCGCTACGACTGAAAATCCTTTCTTTTCTGTCACTCCTGCCATTCGTAGCCGTGTTCAGATTTTTGAGTTGGAACCTCTGTCTAACCAAGACGTCAAAGAGGCCCTTCAGATAGCTCTAAGTAGCCCTGAGCGTGGTTTTGATTTTCCAGTAGAACTAGATGAGGATGCGCTGGATTTCATCGCAACCTCTACAAACGGAGACCTGCGCTCTGCCTTCAACTCACTGGACTTGGCTGTTCTCTCTACCCCTGAGAATGACAAGGGCATACGCCATATCACCCTAGACATCATGGAAAATAGCCTGCAGCGGAGCTACATTACCATGGACAAGGATGGTGATGGACACTATGATGTTCTCTCAGCCCTGCAAAAGTCTATCCGTGGCTCAGATGTGGATGCTAGTCTTCACTATGCTGCCCGCTTGATTGAGGCTGGTGATTTGCCAAGTCTCGCTCGTCGCTTGACTGTTATCGCTTATGAAGATATCGGTTTGGCCAATCCTGAAGCTCAGATTCACACCGTGACTGCTCTGGATGCTGCACAAAGGATTGGTTTCCCAGAAGCCCGCATTCTCATTGCCAATGTCGTCATTGATTTGGCCCTTTCTCCAAAATCCAACTCAGCCTATGTAGCTATGGATAAGGCGCTTGCCGACCTCAAAACATCAGGGCACTTGCCTATTCCGCGACACCTGCGTGATGGGCACTACAGTGGAAGCAAGGAACTGGGGAATGCCCAAGACTATCTCTATCCACACAACTATCCTGGAAATTGGGTCAAGCAAGACTATCTACCAGAAAAAATTCGTAATCATCACTATTTCCAAGCAGAAGATACTGGTAAATATGAACGGGCTTTGGCTCAAAGAAAGGAAGCTATCGACCGTTTGCGAAAAATCTGA
- a CDS encoding DUF308 domain-containing protein — MKFSNRLLLFLAGVVFVLLGLFLFTNPVANLVVYSWWIAFGLLVSSIAAILGYFSVPKELRSPAHLFQGIVNLLLALYLVAYGFVTLPVVIPTILGIWLIVEAIIAFFKGNRLGLIFPIIGNHIMWIALLAFLLGLVILFNPVATSVFVVYVVAFAFLIVGFTYILDAFRK; from the coding sequence ATGAAATTTTCTAATCGTTTACTGCTATTCCTTGCAGGAGTTGTTTTTGTCCTTTTAGGACTTTTCCTATTTACAAACCCAGTAGCTAATCTTGTTGTTTACAGCTGGTGGATTGCATTTGGTTTACTGGTTTCTTCTATAGCAGCTATTTTAGGCTATTTCTCTGTACCAAAAGAGCTTCGCTCACCAGCTCATCTTTTCCAAGGGATTGTTAATCTTCTCTTAGCTCTTTACCTCGTTGCCTATGGCTTTGTGACGCTGCCAGTTGTCATTCCAACTATTTTAGGAATTTGGTTAATTGTAGAAGCCATTATAGCTTTCTTTAAAGGCAATCGTCTGGGATTGATTTTCCCTATTATTGGCAACCATATCATGTGGATAGCGTTGCTTGCATTTTTACTAGGTCTAGTGATTTTGTTCAATCCAGTAGCTACAAGTGTCTTTGTCGTTTATGTCGTTGCCTTTGCATTTTTAATTGTTGGTTTCACCTATATCCTTGATGCCTTTCGTAAATAA